A stretch of the Leptospira stimsonii genome encodes the following:
- a CDS encoding sigma-70 family RNA polymerase sigma factor, which yields MDKLGQFLEHKTLVFGIAYRMTGSVSDAEDIVQESFLRWERSGNENIRSPKAFLSTIATRLSLDTLRKVKNKRETYIGPWLPEPIPTNPETEEPDPETLDLAFLHLLEKLNPIERAVFILRESFDMDYKVIAKAVGKTQDNCRQTLKRAKDSLKSGRKKFSPDKETKRKLLHSFLLASSKGEPELLLPFLKEEIELWSDGGGKVHAARVPLFGRDRIASFLIRTGKNPIFSKTELFFTETNGSGSVIVYHQNKPVYLRSYLMDENGISYIYTMMNEDKFSAYKNKDDLIEKGILVPLEFFLLFPKSASANRQPPVWTKPLLKLVHWAITRKK from the coding sequence TTGGATAAGCTCGGACAATTCTTAGAACACAAAACTCTCGTTTTCGGGATCGCTTACAGAATGACAGGAAGCGTAAGCGACGCCGAAGACATCGTTCAGGAATCCTTTCTCCGTTGGGAACGATCCGGAAACGAGAACATTCGATCTCCGAAAGCGTTTCTTTCCACGATCGCGACGAGACTTTCTCTGGACACTCTGAGAAAGGTAAAAAATAAAAGGGAGACTTATATCGGCCCTTGGCTTCCCGAGCCGATTCCTACAAATCCTGAAACGGAAGAACCCGATCCGGAAACCTTGGATCTTGCCTTTCTTCATCTATTAGAAAAGTTGAATCCGATTGAAAGAGCTGTTTTTATTCTCAGAGAATCCTTCGACATGGATTACAAAGTGATCGCTAAGGCCGTGGGAAAAACCCAGGATAACTGCAGACAAACTCTCAAACGGGCAAAAGATTCGCTTAAATCCGGAAGGAAAAAATTCTCCCCTGATAAGGAAACCAAGAGAAAACTACTTCATAGTTTTTTACTCGCGTCTTCGAAAGGGGAACCGGAACTTTTACTTCCTTTTTTGAAGGAAGAAATCGAACTCTGGTCGGACGGTGGCGGAAAAGTTCACGCCGCAAGGGTTCCGCTCTTCGGTCGAGATCGAATCGCTTCGTTTCTTATACGCACAGGAAAGAATCCTATCTTTTCGAAAACGGAATTATTCTTCACTGAGACAAACGGTTCGGGTAGCGTCATCGTCTATCATCAAAACAAACCTGTTTATCTCCGAAGTTATCTGATGGATGAGAACGGAATTTCCTATATTTATACGATGATGAATGAAGATAAATTTTCGGCTTACAAAAACAAAGACGACTTAATCGAAAAAGGAATTTTGGTTCCTCTCGAATTCTTTCTTCTTTTTCCGAAATCTGCTTCCGCGAATCGACAACCTCCGGTTTGGACCAAACCTCTTTTGAAATTGGTTCACTGGGCGATTACTCGAAAAAAGTAA
- a CDS encoding alpha/beta fold hydrolase: protein MLRKTLPFRGLKLSYIDTDPNSKTKETILLCHANGYSALTYKFYIDALSKTHRVLALDFAGHGESQSTLQFKNWNFFRDQILALIELENLSNLIGVGHSLGGASLILASYKKPEKFKKIIANDPVVLDFFKVTYAWIFHNPLAKVAIKRRREFRNLDTVRKIYRRTPSFSRWDEEIYEDYLQSCFRIGPEGEALLRCVPELESKIFDSISFLSLFQYGRINTETHLTIPDPHEVCSPKGARRIVQGNRNSTLEIWPGSTHFFPFEEKEKTLQRIAGLIKKN from the coding sequence ATGCTTAGAAAAACACTCCCCTTTCGTGGACTCAAACTTTCCTATATCGATACCGATCCGAATTCTAAAACAAAAGAAACGATTCTTCTTTGTCACGCGAACGGATACAGCGCGCTCACATATAAATTTTACATCGATGCTCTTTCCAAAACGCACCGAGTCCTCGCCCTCGATTTCGCCGGTCACGGAGAATCTCAATCCACATTACAATTTAAAAACTGGAATTTTTTTAGAGATCAAATATTGGCTCTTATCGAATTGGAAAATCTTTCCAATCTAATCGGAGTCGGTCATTCTCTGGGTGGTGCGAGTTTGATCTTGGCTTCTTACAAAAAACCGGAGAAATTTAAGAAAATCATCGCAAACGATCCGGTTGTATTAGATTTTTTTAAAGTAACCTACGCTTGGATCTTCCACAATCCTCTCGCGAAAGTGGCGATCAAAAGAAGAAGAGAATTTAGAAACCTCGACACGGTTCGGAAGATTTATAGAAGAACGCCCTCTTTTTCGCGTTGGGACGAGGAAATCTACGAGGATTATCTTCAAAGTTGTTTTCGAATTGGTCCTGAAGGAGAAGCCCTGCTTCGTTGTGTTCCGGAACTCGAATCGAAAATATTTGATTCAATTAGCTTTCTCAGTCTATTCCAGTATGGAAGAATCAACACGGAAACTCACCTTACGATTCCGGACCCTCATGAAGTCTGTTCTCCGAAAGGCGCAAGAAGAATCGTCCAAGGGAATCGGAATTCCACTTTGGAAATCTGGCCCGGAAGCACTCATTTTTTTCCATTTGAAGAAAAAGAAAAAACCCTGCAACGAATTGCAGGGTTGATTAAGAAAAATTAA
- a CDS encoding Crp/Fnr family transcriptional regulator yields the protein MSDFQIIENSPEWWSINERVNTISPISKEVWTQSKIVYSLRELSYGDFLVKQGKIPTEYAFVFSGVLREYYLTPDGDEYIKSFNFPGEFTGSYFDLLSRQPSTCNIRAITDCKLAVADFENLSSLFETHIAWERLGRKVAESLFIKKARREYELLALDAEARYNILKKTYPNIEDLVPQYHIASYLGITPVSLSRIRSKTNKLKKEKID from the coding sequence GTGAGCGATTTTCAAATCATCGAAAACAGTCCGGAATGGTGGAGTATCAATGAAAGGGTCAATACAATCTCGCCGATTTCGAAAGAAGTCTGGACTCAATCCAAAATCGTATATTCGCTTCGCGAACTTTCTTATGGGGACTTTCTCGTTAAACAGGGAAAAATTCCCACAGAATACGCGTTTGTTTTTTCAGGCGTATTGAGAGAATATTATCTCACTCCGGACGGAGATGAATATATCAAAAGTTTCAATTTTCCCGGAGAATTTACCGGTTCCTATTTCGATCTTCTTTCGAGACAACCGTCCACTTGCAACATCCGAGCCATCACGGATTGTAAACTCGCTGTAGCCGATTTCGAAAATTTAAGCTCTCTTTTTGAAACTCATATCGCATGGGAACGTCTCGGAAGAAAGGTCGCGGAAAGTCTTTTTATAAAAAAAGCAAGAAGAGAATACGAACTACTCGCCTTGGACGCAGAGGCAAGATACAACATCTTAAAAAAAACGTATCCGAACATCGAAGATTTGGTTCCTCAATATCATATCGCTTCCTATCTCGGAATCACTCCTGTTTCACTGAGTAGAATTCGTTCCAAAACAAATAAGTTGAAAAAAGAAAAAATCGACTGA
- a CDS encoding cation transporter: protein MQIQVLLVFIIALAFNALANILIKASSLGDEASKPEGIQGILQVIFNPIFIGGLASFGLALLGYRFVLGKGLKLSLAYPVFTSAGFIIVLIVSSFAFKERLTWTQWAGIVLILAGVWLCAANMFEAKS from the coding sequence ATGCAGATTCAAGTTCTTCTCGTCTTTATCATTGCTCTTGCGTTCAACGCGCTGGCAAATATTCTGATTAAAGCAAGTTCCTTGGGCGACGAGGCTTCGAAACCGGAAGGGATCCAAGGAATTCTGCAAGTCATCTTCAATCCGATCTTTATCGGAGGTTTAGCATCTTTCGGCTTGGCTCTTCTCGGTTATCGATTTGTTTTGGGAAAAGGTCTTAAACTTTCTCTTGCCTATCCCGTTTTTACGAGCGCCGGTTTTATCATCGTCTTAATCGTTTCTTCTTTTGCATTCAAAGAACGACTGACTTGGACACAGTGGGCCGGTATCGTTCTCATTCTCGCGGGAGTTTGGCTCTGCGCGGCGAACATGTTCGAAGCAAAGTCTTGA
- a CDS encoding acyl-CoA dehydrogenase family protein, translated as MYQEYTEQQLEIRDQIRNFVKKEITHEVAIHWDEENKHPEELINRMRRELGVNGLTIPEEYGGWGLGSVEQCLVTEELSRGCLGISLCFGYTGLGILPILKGASHEQKKKWLQPVVDGEFGVSFCLSEPGAGSDVPGMSTTAVKKGDKWVINGTKQWITGGGSAGAYTVFAYTDKGRGTRGVSCFYVKRDTPGLTVGKKEDKLGIRASDTRQIIFEDCAVEEANMIGKENLGFIYALQTLNASRPYVAAMGVGVAQAALDYASKYARQREQFGSKISSFQAVQHMLADMSIGLETSRQVTYLAARMSDAEDPRLPKYSAIAKAHASETAMKCALDAVQIFGGYGYTKEYPVEKLMRDAKILCIFEGTTQIQKNEIAAYVIREAASAK; from the coding sequence ATGTACCAGGAATATACCGAACAACAGCTTGAAATCAGAGACCAGATCCGCAATTTTGTGAAGAAAGAAATCACTCACGAAGTGGCAATTCACTGGGACGAAGAAAATAAACATCCCGAAGAACTCATCAATCGTATGCGAAGAGAATTGGGAGTCAACGGTCTCACGATCCCTGAAGAATACGGCGGTTGGGGACTCGGTTCCGTAGAGCAGTGCCTCGTTACGGAAGAACTTTCCAGAGGATGCTTAGGTATCTCTCTTTGTTTCGGATATACCGGTCTTGGTATCCTTCCTATTCTGAAAGGCGCTTCTCACGAACAAAAGAAAAAATGGCTTCAACCTGTAGTGGACGGAGAATTCGGTGTTTCCTTCTGTCTTTCCGAGCCCGGTGCGGGTTCCGATGTTCCAGGTATGAGCACGACCGCAGTTAAAAAAGGCGATAAGTGGGTTATCAACGGAACCAAACAGTGGATCACCGGTGGTGGTAGCGCTGGAGCTTATACGGTATTTGCATATACCGATAAAGGAAGAGGAACCAGAGGCGTTAGCTGTTTTTATGTAAAGAGAGACACTCCCGGTCTGACCGTTGGTAAAAAAGAAGACAAACTCGGAATCCGTGCTTCCGATACTCGTCAGATCATCTTCGAAGATTGTGCCGTTGAAGAAGCGAACATGATCGGAAAAGAAAACTTAGGCTTTATTTACGCTCTTCAAACATTGAATGCTTCTCGCCCTTACGTTGCGGCGATGGGTGTCGGTGTCGCTCAAGCGGCTCTTGACTACGCTTCAAAATACGCGAGACAAAGAGAGCAGTTCGGATCTAAGATCTCCAGCTTTCAAGCCGTTCAGCACATGTTAGCTGATATGTCGATCGGTCTCGAAACTTCCCGTCAAGTTACGTATCTTGCCGCGAGAATGTCCGATGCAGAAGATCCAAGACTTCCAAAGTATTCTGCGATCGCGAAAGCTCACGCTTCCGAAACCGCAATGAAATGCGCTCTGGATGCGGTTCAGATCTTCGGTGGATACGGTTACACAAAGGAATATCCTGTTGAAAAACTGATGAGAGATGCAAAAATTCTTTGTATCTTTGAAGGAACGACTCAGATTCAGAAAAACGAGATCGCGGCTTACGTGATCCGTGAAGCGGCATCTGCGAAGTAA
- a CDS encoding alpha/beta fold hydrolase, whose protein sequence is MKLHTRILNTIWIGFIAIVCSGGQKMQTATMEKSLNYQEEKPSGLFRSKLGSIAYWIYGKGETLILLHSAGPGHDHRDFDAIVPKLSETFRVISVDWPGHGISDFPNPIDSASAVSYADILPDLVEQLSPKGAILIGNSLGGYASMRIALDKPNLVKGLILVDTGGMNDPDFKTRTFVRLMSSLWFTGATWNTFPNYYIKIENSFTKSILNRIEERKEVEGSKNIRAAIWKSFSDERHDLREKVAKITAPTLIVWGEMDPVIVPELGERLHSKIKGSQLVFLKTGHVPFAEDPKGFLDATIPFLKSIR, encoded by the coding sequence ATGAAACTTCATACTCGAATTCTAAACACCATTTGGATCGGATTCATAGCGATCGTTTGTTCGGGAGGACAGAAAATGCAAACCGCGACAATGGAAAAATCTTTAAACTATCAAGAAGAAAAACCCTCCGGCCTTTTTCGGAGTAAACTGGGTTCCATCGCGTATTGGATTTATGGAAAAGGGGAAACGTTGATTCTTCTTCATTCAGCCGGTCCAGGACACGATCATAGGGACTTCGACGCGATCGTTCCCAAGTTATCCGAAACCTTTCGTGTCATCAGCGTGGACTGGCCCGGACACGGCATATCGGATTTTCCGAACCCGATCGATTCGGCTTCCGCGGTCTCTTACGCGGATATTCTTCCGGATCTTGTGGAACAACTCTCTCCGAAAGGTGCGATTCTAATCGGAAATTCTCTCGGTGGTTATGCGTCCATGAGAATTGCATTAGATAAACCTAATTTAGTAAAAGGTTTAATTCTCGTGGATACCGGTGGAATGAACGATCCAGATTTTAAGACAAGGACGTTCGTTAGACTCATGAGTAGTCTCTGGTTTACGGGCGCGACTTGGAACACCTTTCCGAATTACTACATCAAGATCGAAAATTCTTTTACGAAGTCGATTCTTAATAGAATCGAGGAAAGGAAAGAGGTCGAAGGCTCGAAGAATATAAGGGCCGCCATCTGGAAAAGTTTTTCCGATGAAAGACACGATCTCAGAGAAAAGGTAGCAAAGATTACGGCGCCAACACTCATCGTCTGGGGAGAAATGGATCCGGTGATCGTTCCGGAACTCGGGGAACGACTCCACAGTAAAATCAAAGGTTCTCAACTCGTATTTTTGAAAACGGGACACGTTCCTTTTGCGGAAGATCCGAAAGGATTTTTAGATGCCACCATTCCTTTTCTGAAATCGATTCGCTGA
- a CDS encoding CaiB/BaiF CoA transferase family protein, which translates to MNKGPLSGVKVIDLSLLLPGPLCSMYLGDMGADVIKIENPRAMDATRVMFKKANGAPSLFLMLNRNKKAITLNLKKEKSKEILFKLLENADILLEGFRPDGLSKMGLGYEDLKERFPRLIYCGIYGYGTEGKYRDFAGHDVNYLSLSGVLSQTGKTPQIPGYQLADIGGGTMTALSSILAALYAREKTGKGQKIAISMMDSSLPFLSLYGGIFAATGKNPEGGNELLSGKLPNYNVYETKEGRWVALGALEDMFFKTFLRQSGLDQHLEEFPAEEKNFSKWKEILTAFFKSKTLADLDPLFENQDSCLTPVKTMEEVSKDPVLKERGMILDKKHPQFGEYFQFGAPFPFSATPVTYRLDPPSHGEHNSEIYNSLGYSQDEIETMKKEKVI; encoded by the coding sequence ATGAACAAAGGTCCACTTTCCGGAGTTAAGGTAATCGACTTGAGTCTTTTGCTTCCAGGTCCTCTTTGCTCCATGTATTTGGGAGATATGGGAGCAGACGTAATCAAAATCGAAAACCCCAGAGCGATGGATGCCACTCGTGTGATGTTTAAAAAAGCCAACGGCGCCCCTTCTTTGTTTTTGATGCTCAATCGAAATAAAAAAGCAATCACTCTCAACCTGAAGAAGGAAAAATCGAAAGAGATATTATTTAAATTATTAGAAAATGCTGATATACTCCTGGAAGGGTTTCGTCCCGACGGACTTTCTAAAATGGGTCTCGGTTACGAGGATCTAAAGGAACGTTTCCCGAGATTGATTTATTGCGGAATCTACGGTTACGGAACGGAAGGGAAATACAGGGACTTTGCAGGACACGACGTGAATTATCTTTCTCTTTCCGGGGTTTTATCACAAACGGGAAAAACCCCTCAGATTCCAGGATATCAACTCGCCGATATCGGTGGTGGTACGATGACGGCTCTTTCTTCCATTCTGGCGGCGCTTTATGCACGAGAGAAGACGGGGAAGGGGCAAAAGATTGCGATTTCCATGATGGATTCTTCACTTCCTTTTCTTTCTCTCTATGGTGGAATTTTTGCCGCGACCGGAAAAAATCCAGAAGGAGGAAATGAACTTCTTTCCGGTAAATTACCGAATTATAATGTTTATGAGACGAAGGAAGGTCGGTGGGTTGCGCTCGGAGCTTTAGAAGATATGTTTTTTAAAACATTTTTACGCCAATCCGGTTTGGATCAACACCTGGAAGAATTCCCTGCGGAAGAAAAAAACTTTTCCAAGTGGAAGGAAATTCTTACCGCCTTCTTTAAATCCAAAACGTTAGCCGACCTTGATCCTCTTTTTGAAAATCAAGACTCTTGTTTGACTCCGGTGAAAACGATGGAAGAGGTGAGTAAGGATCCGGTGTTAAAAGAACGAGGAATGATCCTGGATAAAAAACATCCGCAGTTCGGAGAATACTTCCAATTCGGAGCGCCGTTCCCATTCTCTGCGACGCCGGTGACGTATCGTTTGGATCCTCCTTCTCATGGGGAACATAATTCCGAAATTTATAATTCTCTCGGTTATTCTCAAGACGAAATCGAGACCATGAAAAAGGAAAAAGTGATCTGA